In the Candidatus Cloacimonadota bacterium genome, TCTAATTCTTTCACAGATGATTTTTGCTCCGTCAATCTCGGTTCTCGGAAGCATCATAATGAATTCTTCCCCACCCCAACGTCCAAGAACATCTTGCCGACGAACCATTTTTTTCATTATGTCGGAAATATGCTGCAAAACCTTATCACCAACATCATGCCCGAAAGTATCATTTACGGACTTGAATGAATCAATATCAGAAATTATTAGAGCAAAGGGATAACGAAAACGTTCGAAACGTTGAATTTCATATTTGATTTTTTCCAGAACATCCCATCGAGAAGATATTTTTGTAAGGAAATCAGTTCTTGCTAAAATATCCATCTTCTGATATGCTTTTTGGAGTTGTTCCTTTGATTTTTTTCTTTCGGTAATATCGCGAACAATTCCAATAGCATGCCAAATATTACCTAATTTTACACTTGAAAGAGATAACTCCGTAGAGAACCGTTTCCCATCCTTTTTTATAACGGACAATTCAGTAATTTTTCCTACAAACTTGCCATTCCCATTTTCAGAAAAATTTTTCATTCCGAGTTTGAACTCATGGCGGTTTTCCGGAGGAATAATAAATTCATAAATTTTCTTACCGCTTATTTCCCGATTTTCATATCCAAACATTTGCTCGGAAACAGCATTCCACAAAGTAACTCTAAACTTGTCATCCATCATAAATATGGCGTCCTGTGCTGATGAACTGAGAACACGGAATTTCTTTTGCTCCTCCCTGACTCGCTTTTCAAGATGAATAGTTTGCGAAAGGGACACAAGGCAATCATAAATTTTATCTTCCTTAACAGGTTTCATTATAAATTTATCCACCCCAAGATCTATCGCTTTAATCAAATATTCCGAATCACTAAAAGCTGTTAGAATCACAATTTTTACATTTTCAGATTTTTCTTTGATTTTGCAAAGCATTTCCAAGCCGTTCATAACAGGCATTTGAATATCTGTTACAACAACATCCGGTCTCCCATGTTCAAACAATTCAAATCCGATCTTACCGTTTTTGGCCAAAAAAAGTTTTTTTACTTTTCCTATCAACTTTGCAGCTACAGATTGCTGAATGATGGGCTCATCCTCTACATATAAAACCGAAATATCTAATTTTTCCATACTTTTTACCTTATCATTGAATATTT is a window encoding:
- a CDS encoding diguanylate cyclase — protein: MEKLDISVLYVEDEPIIQQSVAAKLIGKVKKLFLAKNGKIGFELFEHGRPDVVVTDIQMPVMNGLEMLCKIKEKSENVKIVILTAFSDSEYLIKAIDLGVDKFIMKPVKEDKIYDCLVSLSQTIHLEKRVREEQKKFRVLSSSAQDAIFMMDDKFRVTLWNAVSEQMFGYENREISGKKIYEFIIPPENRHEFKLGMKNFSENGNGKFVGKITELSVIKKDGKRFSTELSLSSVKLGNIWHAIGIVRDITERKKSKEQLQKAYQKMDILARTDFLTKISSRWDVLEKIKYEIQRFERFRYPFALIISDIDSFKSVNDTFGHDVGDKVLQHISDIMKKMVRRQDVLGRWGGEEFIMMLPRTEIDGAKIICERIRQTIMDTPFIEKDIKIQNTMTFGIGIYDKEMNIDECIKQADEALYYGKETGKNCVVIFREMAKTE